Below is a genomic region from Alosa sapidissima isolate fAloSap1 chromosome 19, fAloSap1.pri, whole genome shotgun sequence.
CATTGTGGCCCCTAGGCGTGTTGAAGGCCATCTTCCACTCGTCCCCATGCCCGATGCGCACAAGGTGATATGCATTGTGCAGGTCTAATTTGGAAAACACAGTCGCCCCCTGCAACAACTCAAAGGCCCCTGACATTAGGGGCAGAGGGTACTTGTTCTTGACCATGATGTTATTAAGACCACGGTAGTCAATGCAAGGTCTCAAAGAACCGTCCTTcttggagagaaagaagaatcCCGCGCCTGCTGGGGAGGAGGACGGGCGAATAATCCCTGCGGCTAAAGAGTCCTCAATGTACCTTTCCATGGCCAGACGttcaggggcagagagagagtacaCACCACCCCGCAGCGGACTAGTTCCGGGCAGCAGTTCGATGGGGCAGTCATATGGGCGGTGAGGTAGTAGTGCCGTGGCCCTAGACTTGCTGAACACCGGCTTCAGGTCGATGTATTCCCCAGGGACCTTGGAGAGATCTGGATAGTCATCACGTACCTCAGGAGCAGACAAAAGGTAAGAGGCAGACTTCAGACAGTGAGACAGAATGGGCTCCAGCCCAAAATTGTGTTCTTGTCCCAATTGACATGAGGATTATGTTTAGCCAGCCATCTATGGCCAATAATCAAAGGGTTCAGAGGAGAGTCAATCACATACAAAACAATCTCTTCAAAATGATTGCCAGAAAGTAGCAGACTCACCGGCTCGGTTCGATGGGTGACCTGGGCGAACTGGCTTCCACTGAGTGAGTAGATGGCCAATGGCACAGGAATCTTGATGGTCGGAACTCCCCACTGTGCCACCAAGGCAGAGTCTATGAAGCTCTCTTCGGCCCCAGAGTCCACAAGAGCAGAGGAGGTAAGTCGCTGGCCTTTGCAAAAAACTGTGATTGGCAGGGTGGTCTGAAGTGGTGGGGAAGATCTCCTAGAAAGCCCGCCCGCCAGAACTCCCCTCACTTCTGGCGAGCGCTTTCTTTTACCGGACAGGCATCAACGAAGTGCCCCTGTTGGCCACAGTAGAGGCAAGCTTTGTCTCTCAGACGTCGTTCCTTTTCAGCAGGTGAGAGGCGAGCACGATCCACTTGCATGGGCTCTGACGTGCCTGGCAGCACAGAACTGGAATCAGGAGTGGTGGGGCGAGAGTCTTGTTTGGGAAAGACCAGGGGTCTTCGCATCCTACGCCGCTGCCCCAGCCGTACGTCAACGCGAATGGCCATGTCCACAAGATCATCGAACCCAGCTGGCAGGGTGTGGGGAAGAAGTTCATCCTTGACCTCTTCTGCTAGTCCATTGAAAAAGACGTCGTACATGGCTTCAGAATTCCAGCCGCTGAAACCGCCAGAGTTCGAAATCGAATGCCATAGTCCGATACAGATTGTCGACCCTGACGAAGCTGTAGGACCTCTCTGGCAGCCTCTCGGCCCTGCTTGGACCGGTCGAACACCTTCTTCATCTCTTTTGAGTACTCTGAGAAATTCGTTCGAAGGGCTGGTTGGTTGGTCCAGATGGCAGTGCCCCAGTCACGAGCCTTTCCAGACAGTAGGGTGATCACGTAGGCAACCTTTGCTTCATCCGAAGGGAAGGTGGAGGgttggagagagaaaacaaggcCACATTGGACCAAGAAACCCTCACATGACCCAGGATCTCCAGCGTAGGTCTCCGGAGGCGGTAGGCGGGGTTCTCTGGCTGGTGGGTTAGACGTTAAACTGCTGGAATTTGCCCCCTGAGCAGCAGTAGTTGCCTGGGAACCTCCCTGGGAAGACATGGAGAGTTGAATTTGCTGGTTCTGGGCCGCTAATCCAGTTAGCGATGCAGTCACTGACTCCACTTGGTTGGAGATGGTGTTAAGCATGGCCTGATGTTTTCCCAGCATAGTTCCATGTAAATCCAGGACGGACCTCACTTGATTGGCGTCTGCTGGGTCCATGGTAGATCTGGTTGTACTGTCAGGCTCGGGACAAGGAGGACCCAAATGCAGAAAAGTGAAGTTCCAGAGATTTATTAGAATGGCAAccagcacaagcacacaagtTCAAGTCAATCCCAAAATAGGGCAGTATTACAAACATCCAAAAGAGAGTGTCAAAAATCAGAGTTCAGTCCAGTTGAGtaatccaaaaaaaaaagtaaacatcAAAAACTGAGATTCAAGGAGAAAGTTCAAAAACTGAAAAAATTCAATAATCACGAGCAATCAAAATCAGGGCTACGTAAATGTCCATAAACTAAAAAAACCAACCTCAAAGGTTTTCAGTAGCAGAGTTCAGATAAAGGTCCAGAAAACAAGAATCTCAGACTCAAACCTACAGAGTCAAAGTGCAGGCTCAGGACAACCAGATGAAGAAACACAAAATGAGTAAGGTATAAGTAGGGCAGGTAATCAGAGGAATACAATGAGCAGCAGGGTAACCAATAATTGAATCAAACAGAACAGGTGGCAAGAATGGGGCGGGGAGAGCTGTCAAGGCAAGAGCACATGGCAcactcaaaacaaacacagagtaAAGCAAGATCAGGCCAGCAGGGGGGGTAACGTAAACAATGAGTCCAGAGGCAGTCCTGACAGCATAGCCTATTCGACTTAGTTtaaaccagtggtccccaaactacggccagTGGGCTGGATACGGCCCGCCGCCTCATtttaggtggccccccaaaaaatgtccgtggtatataggatccggcccgcacgggaggtacgacatcgtcaaactataacctccgtaatttcccccattcattctctatagcGGGTctaaacagtacacatgtaatactctttttgtccactggtggttgttttggcgctgtttcacgtttgccatcgaaaacggaatgaaatgtatagtaggcctacctgcaaacaatgtaagaggcctctgctgactgcatcagtgcttaaagtattctaaaaaattatcaattaattgttaataactaactaacttctattcaagtcataattctggaactttctggtataattatttatattttttattcactcgttcaaatgttcatacagagttcacaaagttgaAAGTCaaatcaggtgagtgaaagttagaatggtggtcattttagatgtttctgccaccacttcataaaactcatagtttgagaactttaaattatttgtaggatattgcttgttcacaacttgagctgtgtatgcaaagttcaaaaatatacttttgggactccctgcttatagttttgagaatgctattattagtattatttcatttgagctacattttacactgatatggcatgatggcaatataaacacagataacaatggtattaaattgcaatagcctatagattaaatgtaatggaatattcaactaaggtagactgcctttgttcacagcgctaagctatttatggttactgatatactccgagtctctggccctctcttagaaccaggcatagtgagctggccctcggaagaaaaagtttggggaccactggtttaAACAAACGTAAGCACATGCACAATAAAATGGCATAGCCTACAGAGTTGTCATTTCACACTTTGTGATCCTATAGACAGGATATTATGACAATATTTGATCCACAAACTTTGCAGTCATTTAACGCTGAATGTAGCACGGAATGCAATCGGTTGCTATAGGCTATCCTCCAGCGATAAAACCGTGAACTCATGAGCTTCTGTCCTATCAAGCTTTTACATGATTACACATTACAACTGCTATTAACCACATACCATTTAGAAGCTAGACATAGCGAACATGACTAAACGTAAGGACAATGAACTCTTACCTTTATGGTGTACAAGTTATCCACAGTCCCTGTCGTATTCCACACTTTGTAGAAGTAATCCACTGAGAGGACTTGTTATAAGGAGCCACATTTATTGAACGGTTACATAGAGAATACATTACATTGAACTGTCAATCAAGTGTAAGGTGCGCGGTCACACCCTTAGGACCCTAATAACATTCTGAGGTGCCTCTGGCACGCCTGACCTTATTTCAATTTTATTGAGCCAAATGTTACATCTTTTTGAAAGAAAGACAATGTAATGGATCAGAATCAGTCCTAAGAACTACTACCACAACAGTTGACTAACAGTTTTGGTGTCACGGTATCATGTAATGCATACAGGTTGAAATACATTACTTTAAATTACTTACACATTCAGCATAATTTCATTATGTTTGAACAATCAATCTTATTCATGTGACTTAAGCATAGCAGTATGACAAGTGTTTGTCTATACTTCAACATTACCAAGTCATATACTTTCTATTCCTGTGACTTCCATATTTCAACAGACAGTCTATCATGACTCACTGGCATGCTGTATGTAAAAAACAGTGTATATAAAAATAGAGATTACAATAACATGGTACTATCGAAATTTTGAAAGAACTCTTTATCATTATCTAAGGTCTACAACTCTGTTACATTTACATATAAATAACTAGGTTCACTGTACTTATTTCAGAGAACAATGGATAGAAACAGAAAGAGGAATTATGACAGAAAATGGATAGCAGCACAAAGAAAGTCTTTGAAGTTCTGTAGACCAGTTAAACAAGATACAATCACTACTGTCAGCCACCAGTCTACACCCAATACACCCACCTTGCCACTCCTCACTGATGAGACTGAATGGCAGGTGTCATCGGTAGACATGGATGTGACCGATCTGACAGACTCAGGAAGCATGTCTCCCATCACTGAACATCATCCACTAAAAGAAGATCTGGCTAATTGGGCAGTTGATCACAACATCACACATTCGGCTGTAGATAGTCTGCTGAGAATTGTAAACAGACACAATCTTGCACAGTTACCATCAAGTGCAAGAACGCTCCTTGGCACACAAAAAACAGTTCAGCAGACAACCAAATCTGGCATGGACTATGTGTACTTGGGTGTAGAGACTATGCTTAAGAAGACACTACAAAAGCACCCTCTTCCAGCCGACACACATATTTTGAACCTGTCCTTAAACATAGACGGGTTACCCCTCTTCAAAAGTTCAAAAACTTGCATTTGGTCAATTCTGGCAGCCACTGACCAAGTCCCACCATCAGTATTCCCTGTGGCACTAACATGTAGCACCTCAAAACTGTGAGACCTAGACTTTATCAGAGACAACTAATGAACTGCGTGGTCTACTCAGCGAGGGGATTGTCCATAATGGCAAACATGTTGCTGTCCACCTACAGTGCATTGTATGTGATGCACCTGCAAAGGCCATGGTCAAGGggacaaaaacaatattctGGGTATTACGGGTGTGACAAGTGTACACAAGTGTCTGGCTTGGAAGAGTTATATATCAGCAGGTAGAGGGAGTAGAGATGCGCACAGACGAGTCATTCAGGGCGCATACTCAAACAGAACACCATCAAACCCTTTCGCCCTTTGCGTCTCTTGCCATTGACATGATAAATTCATTCCCAGTTGACTATATGCATCAGGCTTGTCTTGGGGTCATGAAAAAGCTCCTCCTAACATGGCTAAATGggaacagacagacacgcatAAGCAGAGCTCAAATCACTGCCATTAACAACCGTCTGTTAGGTTTGAGGAAGTCAATGCCTACCCTTTTTCAACGAAAACCAAGGAGCCTGGATGAGCTTGAGCGTTGGAAAGCGACTGAATTGAGGCAGTTTATGCTATACACCGGAAAAATAGTTTTGAAAGGAATTTTGAGAACGGATGTGTATgagtattttttaacattttctgtCGCTCTAGCGATTCTCGTGTGTCCCAGCTTAGTccaacaccaccacctctaTGCAAAAGAGCTTTTGTCATACTTTGTGCAAACAGCCAAACAAATCTATGGTCCAGAATTCATAGTCTACAATGTCCACAGTATACTACATTTAGCAGATGACGCAGATAAGTGCTCAGCATTTCCATTTGAGAACTTCAaccaaaaaattaaaaaaatggtCCGCTCTGGAAACCGCCCACTGTCACAAATAGTAAGAAGACTGTCAGAGACTGATATGAAATGTGAAAGTCCTGGAGCAAATGTCCTCACCCAAAGGTCTTTCCGGAGGCCAAACAACATATTTCAGGCAGGGAAGGTGTTTGTGGAAGTACTGGAAAGAGTCAGCCAGGATGAGGTACAGTGCAGGCTTGAGGCTCTATTCAGTGTGCTGTGTGACTCCAGGATCATTGGAGTGTTCTGCAACAAAAAAattgacacccacacacaagtcATTCCAACATGTCAACTGGAAAAACAAGCAATTATGGTTCAGAATAAGGAGGACTCTGCCACTTTCATGAGGATTTTGCATGAAATGTGACACCTTTTAAAGACTGAAGCCCTATTAGATCATGTCTCCAATAATCAAACGTATTTCATTAATTGTAAAATGTTCAACAAGCAAGCAATCATGTTTCAAAATATGGAGGACTGTACCACACAAATGACAAACCTCGATGAACTTCTACATCCTGTAAGAACTGATACCAAATTACAAATGACAAATGCTAGCCTCTCTTCTCTAACATAACATGTTTTCATATAAAATATACAGTAAATACAACAGCTTAATCCAATTAACTAATGAATTAATGTTATGATAACATATTATACTGCATTTGTAATACTGCTTTGCTCTTTTCACAGATGACCATCTTTCACGTTGTGGAATTTTTTAAAGAAGATCCAGTGACAGTGGCTGTGGTGGCCAAGTCATGGATTGTAAAAACTACTAAGgtaaaaataattttgtcaAAATAAACACACCTGCTGAGGTTTCATTGTGCATTTTGCATAACCTACAAGATGAACAAAGTGATTAGGCCTAACTTGTACTTGCCCCTTGATAGGGACATCTTTGCTATTGGCCTCGCTCAGGGGCATCAAAAAAGGCCAAAAAGGGAATTATCCCTGACAAGGACAGGTGGGAAAAGCACCACGTCAAGCTTGTGCCACACTCCACAACCAGTAAGTCATGTATCATTCCAGCCACAGTTATACGGTATACACTATATTGACAAAAGTATTGGGTCACCTGCCTTGATTCGCATATTTTGACCATTCTTACAAAAGCGCATTTGTGAGGTCACACACTGATGTTGGACGAGGAGACTGGCGCTCAGTCTCTGCTCTAATTAATAAATCTTGAATGTTGCATTTCAGATGATTATGACAGGGCCTTGCGTTGGGTCAAGAGGGCGGAGACCCAACAAAATGTACCGAGTGGAGCGGAGGCTCAGAGCCAGAGCAGGCCCCATGTTGTGCCTGCTCGATTTAGAGAGGACAACTCTGATAGCAGCAGTGAGTGAATTACATAGGTTAGACTTGATcacttaagcaatatagcacaagtgagagtggggttggtaatggatattcccacgggtgttgttcggccgtagccacgaggccggaggccgagtggcgcaggcaacaacagccgtgggaatatccattaccaaccccactctcactcgtgctatattgcttttatacaacaattctaccgcTTGTTTTGTGTGAATTTCCTACTATAATgtactgtcttgtttgtagaactacttctttccgccacatatcaactaataTCAAAatttgcaggacaaactgccgttactagttctaaatggatggttgctatggccaaaggccagtcgttagttctaaatggatggttgctacggccaaaagCCAGTCGTTAGATCTATCTCCcctgttgtcaagcgggcatatcccagGATTCTGATGAACCTTACACCATGTCCTAACAAGATCTGAGCTAGCGACTGTCAATGTTGTATGTCTACACTGAATCCGTTCAATATCCCCTTCTATTGCGTCATATTTATCATTCAAAATAGCAGAGCAAAGTGAGTGACAGACAGAAAATAGAAACCGGGTGTCGCACTGCTCCTGTCGCTTGAAGTCAGGACACTCCAATTCAAAACAATGTAATTAAACGGAATTTATCGCTAATGTTTGCCCTCATCACGTCCGGTTAGGACATGGTTTTAGCTTTGAtcactattttacttagcctacatgCCATCCAACTAACTAAAATCCACCTTCGTCATATGCTACTATGTTCTGAGCGTCTGTATTTCAGCTTGGATGCAACGTGCCAGTTCATTCAAACTTCACAACTTCACATTGTATCatggagtgatttattattagctgtgcaaagtctgagttgaaatgtccagggatatttcaactcatggaacgtctctcggccaatcagaaacaaataaaatagttccatagaacctaattgttgtataatgtgtTTTAAATTGGGAGATTTTCCACTTTTGAGAGACACTATTTTGTTTTGCAGTAACAGACATTGAGGAAGAACCCCAGGCTGGGCCGAGTCACCACGCTGCTACCACCACTCTACTGACTCCACTGCCCAACTGTCCTCTCTACGAAGCTGGTGAGTAGCCTAGTACTTAGATAGAGGTAGATGGTAGGCAGATGCCAACTAATTGCCTCTTACATGTCTTAATGGGTTTTCTATTAATGTCT
It encodes:
- the LOC121693577 gene encoding uncharacterized protein LOC121693577, with translation MFNKQAIMFQNMEDCTTQMTNLDELLHPMTIFHVVEFFKEDPVTVAVVAKSWIVKTTKGHLCYWPRSGASKKAKKGIIPDKDRWEKHHVKLVPHSTTNDYDRALRWVKRAETQQNVPSGAEAQSQSRPHVVPARFREDNSDSSITDIEEEPQAGPSHHAATTTLLTPLPNCPLYEADKRSASHAPSGTPPTISSPDMGNDPREDIKKLLTMMTSFQTRVLAKLEHMDEVQQELKRLVCSAVPA